Proteins encoded together in one Planctomyces sp. SH-PL14 window:
- a CDS encoding MFS transporter produces MDRPARARPHVFLLSLAFLGFISLGLPDAVTGVAWPSVRDTFGLRQGAVGLVLVISGLGYLLSSFFAGRLTHAVGLGLLLAVSTGLVAAAMYGFAFSPVWGAFILSGWVHGLGSGAIDSGLNGYAAHHMPTRHLIWLHACYCFGALIGPILMSSFLSSGRPYSAGYSAVGGTMLVMAILFLMTYRSWGETSPAASPHLPVGAGVALRSSTVWLQMSIFFLYTGLEVTFSQWTYTVLTESRHVGARTAGLAVGVYWGCLGAGRVLSGFIADRVGVDRLLRYCFLGALTGAMLLASGVSGEAAFLGVALAGLGLAPAFPCLMSRTPRRLGPQVSAHAIGFQVGAAMIGAAAVPGVLGVMAGRAGLEAVPVGAAVLLGTLTFLHERLIRLPDVGLATE; encoded by the coding sequence ATGGACCGCCCCGCACGGGCTCGCCCCCACGTCTTCCTGCTCTCGCTGGCCTTCCTTGGTTTCATCAGCCTGGGGCTGCCGGATGCCGTCACCGGGGTCGCCTGGCCCTCGGTCCGGGATACGTTTGGACTCCGGCAAGGGGCGGTCGGGCTGGTCCTGGTGATCTCGGGACTGGGGTACCTGCTCAGCAGCTTTTTTGCCGGGCGGTTGACGCATGCCGTCGGGCTCGGCCTGCTTCTGGCCGTGAGCACCGGCCTCGTGGCCGCCGCCATGTATGGATTCGCGTTCTCGCCAGTCTGGGGGGCGTTCATTCTCAGCGGGTGGGTGCATGGTCTGGGCTCGGGGGCGATCGACTCCGGCCTCAACGGGTACGCCGCCCACCACATGCCGACGCGGCATCTGATCTGGCTGCACGCCTGCTACTGCTTTGGAGCCTTGATCGGCCCGATCCTGATGTCGAGCTTTCTGTCCAGCGGACGTCCCTATAGCGCGGGGTACTCGGCGGTCGGCGGGACGATGCTGGTCATGGCGATCCTGTTCCTGATGACCTATCGATCCTGGGGAGAGACGTCCCCCGCCGCGTCTCCCCACTTGCCCGTCGGAGCGGGGGTGGCGCTGCGGAGCTCGACGGTGTGGCTGCAGATGTCGATCTTCTTTCTGTACACGGGGCTCGAGGTGACCTTCAGTCAGTGGACGTACACGGTGCTGACCGAGTCGCGGCATGTCGGTGCGAGAACCGCGGGGCTGGCGGTTGGCGTGTACTGGGGGTGTCTTGGGGCGGGGCGGGTGCTGTCGGGGTTCATCGCGGATCGGGTGGGAGTCGACCGGCTGCTGCGATATTGCTTCCTGGGGGCGTTGACGGGAGCGATGCTGCTGGCGAGCGGGGTTTCTGGCGAGGCCGCGTTTCTGGGAGTCGCGCTGGCGGGGTTGGGACTGGCTCCGGCCTTTCCGTGCCTGATGTCCCGGACGCCGCGGCGGCTGGGGCCGCAGGTGTCGGCCCATGCGATCGGGTTCCAGGTGGGGGCTGCGATGATTGGAGCGGCGGCTGTTCCCGGGGTGTTGGGCGTGATGGCGGGGCGGGCGGGGTTGGAGGCGGTGCCGGTGGGGGCGGCGGTTCTGTTGGGGACTTTGACGTTTCTCCATGAGAGGCTGATCCGGCTTCCGGATGTTGGTCTCGCAACGGAGTGA